The following is a genomic window from Vicinamibacterales bacterium.
GTTCGCCTGCTGGCTGTACACGACGATGCCGACGAGGCGGGGGTCCCGCTGCGCGATGATTCGGGCGGTCTCGTCGAAGCTCAGATTGAGGCCATGCGCGTCCAGGATGTCGACGGCGATGCCCTGTTTCCGGAGATAGCCGGCGGTCAGCGCCGCCCAAAACGGCGGTTCGCACGCCGAGTAATCCCTGCTCAGATCCTGGTAGATCGTCGTCTTCGAACCCACATTGACGAGAAGGATGTCGAGCCGATTGTCCATCTCACCGATCTCCTGCACCGGGCGCACGCGCCCACACGCTTCGCACCTCGTCTGCGATGGACGTCGCGTCGCAGCGAATCCGGCGCAGCAACTCCTCGCGCCCCGGGCTTCCATGCACGTACGCGTCCGGCGCGCCAAGGCGCCTGAGCAGTGGACGGCGACCGGTCGTCGTGGCGTACCAGTGGCAGACACCGGCCCACAACCCGCCCACTGGCCCGTGCTCCTCGGCGACCACGACGGCGTCCACCTGATCGGCCAGGCGATCGAGTGCGGCCACATCCAGCGGTTTCACCGTGTGCATCTGGTAGAGCATCGGGCGGATCTCCTCGCTCGACAGCTCATCCAGGGCCTCGACCGCCACGCGGGCCATGTCGCCGGTGGTGAGAACCAGGACCCGCTGGCCACGACGAACGAGACGCGCCCGGCCGAGCGTGGGCGTCTCCTCGGCAGCCATCCTCGGTTCGCCGTACTTTCCAATACGGATATAGGCCGGCCCGGCCAGTGTCGCCAACTGTGGCAACAAGGCCTCGGTTTCGACCGGATCGGCCGGCGCCACGACGGTCATGCCCGGCAGGAGCGACATCAGGCCCAGGTCGTCGGGCGCGTGGTGTGTAACCCCGCTCGACGCGTAGAGATAGCCGCCACCTGCGCCCACGATTACGACCGGGAGCGAGTGATAGCCTATACCGACACGAACCTGCTCGAAGGCTCGGGCCGTCGCAAATGACGCGATCGAGTAGACGAACGGACGCCAGCCCTCGAGCGCGAGGCCGGTCGCGGCAGACATCATCTGCGCCTCCGCCACGCCGACGTTCACGTATCGTGGCCCGAAACGCCGCTGGAACTCGTCGAACGTCTGGAAGCCGAGGTCGCCGGTGAGGAAGATGATCCGATCGTTCTCCTCCGCCAGCCGTGTCAGGGTCTCGGCAAACGCCTTTCGCATCGTCAGCTCTTGTGCAACGGGGTCGCATCGAGGTGCCGGAGCGCCGCCTCAACCTCGTTGGCCGAAGGCACACGGTAGTGCCACAGCACCTGGTCCTCCATGAACGGCACGCCTGCTCCCTTCCGAGTCTTCGCGACAATTGCCGACGGGCGCCCAGGCTCGAACGGGAACTCGGCCAGCGCGCGCCCGACCTCGGACACGTCGTGGCCGTCGATGGTCTGCGCCCCCCAGCCGAATGCCCTGAACTTTGCCGCCAGGTCGGTGTGGCCCATGATGTCATCGCTGCGGCCCACGGCCTGCAGTCCGTTGTAGTCGACGATAGCGAGCAGGTTCTCCAGCCCCTGGGCGGCGGCGAACGTGGCGGACTCCCACACGCTGCCCTCGTTACACTCCCCGTCGCTCATCAGGACGACGGCCCTGGTCTGCCGGCCGTCGATCCGGTGGCCGTAGAGCATGCCGGTCGCAATCCCGAGGCCGTGCCCGAGGC
Proteins encoded in this region:
- a CDS encoding transketolase C-terminal domain-containing protein produces the protein MRKAFAETLTRLAEENDRIIFLTGDLGFQTFDEFQRRFGPRYVNVGVAEAQMMSAATGLALEGWRPFVYSIASFATARAFEQVRVGIGYHSLPVVIVGAGGGYLYASSGVTHHAPDDLGLMSLLPGMTVVAPADPVETEALLPQLATLAGPAYIRIGKYGEPRMAAEETPTLGRARLVRRGQRVLVLTTGDMARVAVEALDELSSEEIRPMLYQMHTVKPLDVAALDRLADQVDAVVVAEEHGPVGGLWAGVCHWYATTTGRRPLLRRLGAPDAYVHGSPGREELLRRIRCDATSIADEVRSVWARAPGAGDR
- a CDS encoding transketolase, whose translation is MSERQPVEHSPEIADLQRRARQIRATCVQMAFDGRHGHLGSALSCVDVLVALYGGFLRVSTDDPAAPDRDRFILSKGHACTALYAVMADRGFIPTSWLAEYAHPDSPLAVHPCKHALPLLECSSGSLGHGLGIATGMLYGHRIDGRQTRAVVLMSDGECNEGSVWESATFAAAQGLENLLAIVDYNGLQAVGRSDDIMGHTDLAAKFRAFGWGAQTIDGHDVSEVGRALAEFPFEPGRPSAIVAKTRKGAGVPFMEDQVLWHYRVPSANEVEAALRHLDATPLHKS